In one window of Burkholderia cenocepacia DNA:
- the trpC gene encoding indole-3-glycerol phosphate synthase TrpC, translating to MSDILDRIIAVKREEIAAALRSTPLEALKLEASARDLRDFVGALRAKHAAGNAAVIAEIKKASPSKGVLREHFVPADIARSYAAHGAACLSVLTDEQFFQGGVRYLEEARAACTLPVLRKDFIVDAYQIVEARAMGADAILLIAAALDTPLMQDLEAYAHSLGLAVLVEVHDRHEMEQALTLKTPLLGINNRNLRTFETSIQTTLDMLDMIPADRIVVTESGILSRTDVDTMRAANVNTFLVGEAFMRAEQPGEELARMFF from the coding sequence ATGAGCGACATTCTCGACCGAATCATCGCCGTCAAGCGCGAAGAAATCGCGGCGGCCCTGCGCAGCACGCCGCTCGAGGCACTGAAACTGGAAGCCTCGGCGCGCGACCTGCGCGACTTCGTCGGCGCGCTGCGCGCGAAGCACGCGGCCGGCAACGCCGCCGTGATCGCCGAAATCAAGAAGGCCAGCCCGTCGAAAGGCGTGCTGCGCGAGCACTTCGTGCCGGCCGACATCGCGCGCTCGTATGCGGCGCACGGTGCCGCGTGCCTGTCGGTGCTGACCGACGAGCAGTTCTTCCAGGGCGGCGTCCGCTACCTCGAGGAAGCGCGCGCGGCCTGCACGCTGCCGGTGCTGCGCAAGGACTTCATCGTCGACGCGTACCAGATCGTCGAAGCCCGCGCGATGGGCGCCGATGCGATCCTGCTGATCGCCGCCGCGCTCGACACGCCGCTGATGCAGGATCTCGAAGCGTATGCGCACTCGCTCGGCCTCGCGGTGCTGGTCGAAGTGCACGACCGCCACGAGATGGAACAGGCGCTGACGCTGAAGACGCCGCTGCTCGGCATCAACAACCGCAACCTGCGCACGTTCGAGACGTCGATCCAGACCACGCTCGACATGCTTGACATGATTCCGGCGGATCGCATCGTCGTGACCGAATCGGGCATCCTGTCGCGTACCGACGTCGACACGATGCGCGCGGCGAACGTAAACACGTTCCTCGTCGGCGAGGCGTTCATGCGCGCCGAGCAGCCGGGCGAGGAACTCGCACGGATGTTCTTCTGA
- a CDS encoding CYTH domain-containing protein, with product MAIEQEIKLALPAGLADAARRFFETLTGEPGRAIALANVYYDTPDLALARSKSAVRVRRTPDGWLQTFKTVGSAEGGLHSRHEWELPVAGDALEIDALVAACDVPEAAAALNDAAGALHALFRTDFSRTLWRIAIGGATVEAAVDLGEIVVQAEHETRREPISEIELELIDGPETALATLAAELQQALPGLVPENISKAQRGYRLRAQ from the coding sequence ATGGCGATCGAACAGGAAATCAAGCTCGCGCTACCGGCCGGCCTGGCCGACGCCGCGCGCCGCTTCTTCGAGACGCTGACCGGCGAACCCGGCCGTGCCATCGCGCTCGCGAACGTCTATTACGACACGCCCGATCTCGCGCTGGCGCGCTCGAAGAGCGCGGTGCGCGTGCGCCGCACGCCGGACGGCTGGCTGCAGACGTTCAAGACGGTCGGCAGCGCGGAAGGCGGCCTGCATAGCCGCCACGAATGGGAACTGCCGGTCGCGGGCGACGCGCTCGAAATCGACGCGCTCGTCGCGGCCTGCGACGTGCCGGAAGCCGCCGCCGCGCTCAATGACGCGGCCGGCGCGCTGCACGCGCTGTTCCGCACGGATTTTTCGCGTACGCTGTGGCGCATCGCAATCGGCGGCGCAACCGTCGAGGCCGCGGTGGACCTCGGCGAGATCGTCGTCCAGGCGGAACACGAAACGCGCCGCGAACCGATCAGCGAAATCGAACTCGAACTGATCGACGGCCCGGAAACGGCGCTCGCGACGCTCGCCGCCGAACTGCAGCAGGCGCTGCCGGGCCTCGTTCCCGAAAACATCAGCAAGGCGCAGCGCGGCTACCGGCTGCGCGCGCAATAA